One Onychomys torridus chromosome 17, mOncTor1.1, whole genome shotgun sequence genomic window carries:
- the Fam32a gene encoding protein FAM32A, giving the protein MEAYEQVQKGPLKLKGVAELGVTKRKKKKKDKDKAKLLEAMGTSKKSEEEKRRCLDKRTPAQAAFEKMQEKRQMERILKKASKTHKQRVEDFNRHLDTLTEHYDIPKVSWTK; this is encoded by the exons ATGGAGGCGTACGAGCAGGTCCAGAAGGGCCCCCTGAAGCTGAAAGGTGTCGCGGAGCTCGGCGTGACGAAGCG gaagaagaagaagaaggacaaaGACAAGGCCAAGCTGCTGGAGGCCATGGGGACGAGCAAGAAGAGCGAGGAGGAGAAGAGGCGCTGCCTGGACAAGCGGACGCCGGCGCAGGCGGCCTTCGAGAAGATGCAGGAGAAGCGG caaaTGGAAAGAATCCTGAAGAAGGCGTCCAAGACCCATAAGCAGAGAGTGGAG GACTTCAACCGACACCTGGACACACTCACAGAGCACTATGACATTCCTAAAGTCAGCTGGACCAAGTAA